From a region of the Streptomyces sp. NBC_00193 genome:
- a CDS encoding CHAT domain-containing protein has protein sequence MVDEEEAGGVRAVRAWATGATERAARLIGREDEDHPLSAEEFEGAIAELSRLRHLLDHDRFLLGRVTLVLGVLHAKRHVSDHGTPADPERARQLLDEVRDPATAAGELMTDEGRQWAAMFLLVASSPTQPGRQTAGSPPDKWTVLDRAMAQGPEQNAAEAARVSALAAEIGKLSMLPPELQGQLQQMQDLLSYVEQSDLSDPDAVMTMLPPDFPFRDQLQTLLGLIPPDPDPSAPRAPSTTGPAPTSEPEPAPEPEDQDDITVTNAWLTALLGLSDAMRTGDPESVNHLLQRLGGQLDSLPPGHGRASEIQNLMRMVLQTAAPLGGSLVDSVESLRHTGSVVDHFAQRGTGDPGEAHLAVAARATGLFARMRAAMEMEDEAEFLRLMGELEALEASVPPDHPFHWMLMLLHGSGLTVLGELTHDDETIVRGLDRQEAALAARPRDEAVFPTAQLATVVEGLRVSRAVMSRSPDLMPRPAPPAPGDPTSTWYLAAMTAGLRYSTSQDPADLDDAISGLEHVREEVRQGRSQLLAFSALWQLAEYYRMRLGLARDPADQDAATDAAMESLQALAGDVVLQSGPDHGLLTARTGAERGVQAAIWAASQGRVEEAVAALELGRALVLQAASASRAVPELLEARGHHGLAQEWRAAAPAPEASAPGAGAIPDVLPRELPSSLRRRALEALGHRERDGALFRTPTVDELKAGLAEGDADALVYLLAGEGSTPGMAVVLGPDMGTGVRALPLLSGEKSGPLERFLDASAAYQVRPPAPGAAQTWEDALSELCDWATDAVILPVISGVAERLAANENRRRDRPGGPRIVLVPCGRLGVVPWHAARLPAEAPSDYVCQIMVISYAASGRQFLNTVRRGRRAPADAPVLVADPTMSLPYAELEVVALQQTLYPRARLYGEFYEPPVAPAAAGTPNDLLAALAGAPSLLHVACHGSAGTNPTASALRLAPETDGPADGPGGDRTDDLLTVARLLDHPAGEQNAPDGPLVVLSACETDLSKRDHDEALTLTSAFVANGARDVVGSRWATRDSAAALMMAVFHHYLTVEGLSPVDALHSAQSWMLDPERENPGSLGDSLLEELAGGPELDHPAVWAAFVHQGHPGPSRVRNRARSGS, from the coding sequence ATGGTGGACGAGGAGGAGGCCGGCGGGGTCCGGGCCGTACGGGCCTGGGCCACCGGAGCGACGGAACGCGCGGCCCGGCTGATCGGGCGGGAGGACGAGGACCACCCCTTGTCCGCGGAGGAGTTCGAGGGGGCGATCGCCGAACTCTCGAGGCTGCGGCACCTCCTGGACCACGACCGATTCCTGCTCGGCAGGGTCACCCTGGTGCTCGGCGTCCTGCACGCCAAGCGCCACGTCTCCGATCACGGCACACCGGCCGACCCGGAACGCGCCCGGCAGCTCCTGGACGAGGTGCGGGATCCGGCGACGGCCGCCGGGGAGCTGATGACGGACGAGGGCAGGCAGTGGGCGGCGATGTTCCTGCTGGTGGCGTCGAGCCCCACGCAGCCGGGCCGCCAGACGGCCGGGTCCCCCCCGGACAAGTGGACCGTGCTCGACCGCGCTATGGCGCAGGGTCCCGAACAGAACGCCGCCGAGGCTGCGCGGGTCTCTGCGCTGGCCGCCGAGATCGGCAAGCTGTCGATGCTGCCACCGGAACTCCAGGGCCAGTTGCAGCAGATGCAGGACCTCTTGTCGTACGTGGAGCAGAGCGATCTGTCCGACCCCGACGCGGTCATGACCATGCTGCCCCCCGACTTTCCGTTCAGGGATCAGCTGCAGACGCTGCTGGGCCTGATCCCACCGGACCCCGACCCCTCGGCCCCACGAGCACCGAGCACCACCGGTCCGGCTCCGACCTCGGAGCCGGAGCCCGCGCCCGAGCCGGAGGACCAGGACGACATCACCGTCACGAACGCATGGTTGACCGCCCTGCTCGGCCTGTCGGATGCGATGAGGACCGGCGACCCCGAGTCCGTCAACCACCTCCTCCAGCGGCTCGGCGGACAGCTGGACAGCCTGCCCCCGGGGCACGGCCGGGCATCCGAGATCCAGAACCTGATGCGCATGGTGTTGCAGACGGCCGCGCCCCTCGGGGGCAGTCTCGTCGACAGCGTCGAGTCCCTCCGGCACACCGGGTCCGTCGTCGACCACTTCGCGCAGCGGGGGACCGGCGATCCCGGAGAAGCCCACCTCGCCGTCGCGGCCAGGGCGACCGGTCTGTTCGCGAGGATGCGGGCCGCGATGGAGATGGAGGACGAAGCTGAGTTCCTGCGGCTGATGGGCGAGCTGGAGGCTCTCGAAGCCTCCGTGCCCCCTGATCATCCGTTCCACTGGATGCTGATGCTCCTCCACGGTTCCGGACTCACCGTGCTCGGCGAACTCACCCACGACGACGAGACCATCGTGCGCGGCCTGGACCGGCAGGAGGCCGCCCTGGCGGCCAGGCCCAGGGACGAGGCCGTGTTCCCCACGGCACAACTCGCGACGGTCGTCGAAGGGCTGCGCGTCTCGCGGGCCGTGATGAGCCGTTCACCGGATCTCATGCCCCGCCCCGCTCCGCCGGCCCCGGGCGACCCGACGAGCACCTGGTACCTCGCCGCCATGACGGCGGGCCTCCGGTACTCCACCTCGCAGGACCCCGCCGACCTGGACGACGCCATCAGCGGACTGGAGCACGTCCGCGAGGAGGTCCGCCAGGGCCGGTCGCAGCTCCTGGCCTTCTCCGCGCTGTGGCAGCTCGCGGAGTACTACCGGATGCGTCTGGGCCTTGCCCGGGACCCGGCCGACCAGGACGCCGCCACGGACGCGGCGATGGAATCGCTGCAGGCGCTCGCCGGTGACGTCGTCCTGCAGTCCGGCCCCGACCACGGTCTGCTGACCGCCCGTACCGGGGCCGAGCGCGGGGTGCAGGCCGCCATCTGGGCCGCTTCCCAGGGCCGCGTCGAGGAGGCGGTGGCCGCGCTGGAACTGGGCCGGGCCCTGGTGCTGCAAGCCGCGTCGGCCTCTCGGGCCGTACCGGAACTGCTGGAGGCCCGCGGCCACCACGGCCTCGCACAGGAGTGGCGCGCCGCGGCACCGGCACCCGAGGCATCCGCGCCCGGAGCCGGAGCGATCCCCGACGTCCTCCCCCGTGAGCTGCCCAGTTCCCTGCGGCGCCGGGCCCTGGAGGCCCTGGGCCACCGTGAGCGGGACGGCGCCCTCTTCCGCACCCCCACGGTCGACGAGCTCAAGGCCGGGTTGGCCGAGGGCGACGCGGACGCGCTGGTGTACCTGCTCGCGGGCGAAGGCAGCACGCCCGGCATGGCCGTCGTCCTGGGCCCGGACATGGGGACGGGCGTACGGGCCCTGCCGCTCCTGTCCGGGGAGAAGAGCGGCCCGCTGGAGCGGTTCCTCGACGCCTCGGCCGCGTATCAGGTCCGGCCCCCCGCGCCCGGGGCCGCGCAGACCTGGGAGGACGCCCTGTCCGAGCTCTGCGACTGGGCGACCGACGCGGTGATCCTCCCGGTGATCTCGGGCGTCGCGGAACGGCTCGCCGCGAACGAGAACCGGCGCAGGGACCGCCCCGGGGGCCCCAGGATCGTGCTGGTGCCCTGCGGCCGCCTGGGTGTCGTGCCCTGGCACGCGGCGCGGCTGCCGGCCGAGGCACCCAGCGACTACGTCTGCCAGATCATGGTCATCAGCTACGCGGCGTCCGGCCGCCAGTTCCTCAACACGGTCCGGCGCGGCAGGCGCGCCCCGGCGGACGCCCCCGTCCTGGTGGCGGACCCGACCATGAGCCTCCCGTACGCGGAGCTCGAAGTCGTGGCGCTCCAGCAGACCCTGTACCCGCGAGCGCGCCTGTACGGGGAGTTCTACGAGCCCCCCGTCGCACCCGCGGCGGCCGGCACTCCGAACGACCTCCTCGCCGCCCTCGCCGGTGCCCCGTCCCTGCTCCACGTGGCCTGTCACGGTTCGGCCGGCACCAACCCGACCGCGTCGGCGCTGCGCCTGGCCCCCGAGACGGACGGGCCGGCGGACGGGCCGGGGGGAGACCGGACCGACGACCTGCTGACCGTCGCGCGGCTGCTCGATCACCCCGCGGGGGAACAGAACGCCCCCGACGGCCCCCTGGTCGTGCTCAGTGCCTGCGAGACGGACCTGAGCAAGCGCGACCACGACGAGGCGCTCACCCTGACGAGCGCCTTCGTGGCGAACGGCGCGCGGGACGTGGTGGGATCCCGGTGGGCGACCAGGGACTCGGCCGCGGCCCTGATGATGGCCGTGTTCCACCACTACCTGACCGTCGAGGGGTTGAGCCCCGTGGACGCGCTCCACTCGGCCCAGAGCTGGATGCTCGACCCGGAGCGCGAGAATCCGGGTTCACTCGGCGACAGCCTGCTGGAGGAACTGGCCGGCGGTCCGGAGCTGGACCACCCGGCGGTCTGGGCCGCCTTCGTCCACCAGGGTCATCCGGGCCCGTCCCGGGTCAGGAATCGAGCCAGATCGGGTTCGTGA
- a CDS encoding protein phosphatase 2C domain-containing protein has translation MIVAGAAVQGTAHLARGQGCQDAFKAVEWDGTAVLAVADGAGGRERSALGAHLAVDAACRILAEGVPGAGDAPEVWTGWIAEAGARIIGDYRRAVEGVLSAVAGPSEPPDPSEPVDAGALAATLAAAVVRPPWVAFLSVGDCFGTVLTRDPGGSGPGGEERERCHLVLPPPAPGAPETVFLSSPGAALRLRSFVVWEPRLSGVVLATDGCAALTLDHPSVRELPPEAGPLPSERFFCGLAATLRANGGDATPLRALLSGPGAARTGDDLTVLCALTDGR, from the coding sequence GTGATCGTCGCGGGGGCCGCGGTCCAGGGGACCGCCCACCTGGCCCGCGGGCAGGGCTGCCAGGACGCCTTCAAGGCGGTCGAGTGGGACGGGACGGCGGTGCTGGCCGTCGCGGACGGCGCCGGCGGCAGGGAGCGCAGCGCCCTCGGCGCGCACCTCGCCGTGGACGCCGCCTGCCGGATCCTGGCCGAGGGCGTCCCCGGGGCGGGGGACGCTCCGGAGGTGTGGACCGGGTGGATCGCCGAGGCCGGCGCCAGGATCATCGGGGACTACCGGCGGGCGGTGGAGGGCGTGTTGTCGGCGGTGGCCGGGCCCTCGGAGCCCCCGGACCCGTCGGAGCCGGTGGACGCCGGGGCGCTGGCCGCCACGCTGGCGGCGGCCGTCGTCCGGCCGCCCTGGGTGGCGTTCCTCTCGGTCGGCGACTGCTTCGGGACGGTACTGACCCGGGACCCCGGCGGGTCCGGGCCGGGCGGCGAGGAGCGCGAGCGGTGCCATCTGGTCCTGCCGCCGCCCGCTCCGGGCGCACCGGAGACGGTCTTCCTCTCGTCGCCCGGGGCCGCGCTGCGCTTACGGTCCTTCGTGGTCTGGGAGCCGCGGCTGAGCGGGGTCGTACTCGCCACCGACGGCTGTGCGGCCCTGACGCTCGACCACCCCTCCGTACGGGAACTGCCGCCCGAGGCGGGGCCGTTGCCCTCGGAGCGGTTCTTCTGCGGCCTCGCGGCCACGCTCCGCGCCAACGGCGGTGACGCCACACCCCTGCGCGCCCTGCTCTCCGGGCCCGGGGCGGCGCGGACCGGCGACGACCTGACGGTGCTCTGCGCTCTCACGGACGGCAGGTGA
- a CDS encoding RES family NAD+ phosphorylase produces MPMIRLFPMIKEELHPNLTVIPAGTELWRVHKAKYRPTQFNPTLADIHFEGGRFEGTVLDPYHSLYLADSALTAVAESVLRSVPWTGEKRMIPYALVQGRALSVLRTTCELTVVSLVGEADLAAVRRNAELLDDERSYAKARRWASEIRAQAPDATGLVWQSRRNRPENAVVLFHDRFDDRHGRALEVLPERGVEDLGSPAGLKEVNRLLDPLWAEVSEPVGW; encoded by the coding sequence ATGCCGATGATCAGGCTGTTCCCCATGATCAAGGAGGAACTGCACCCCAACCTCACGGTGATCCCGGCCGGCACGGAACTGTGGCGGGTGCACAAGGCCAAGTACAGGCCGACCCAGTTCAATCCCACCCTCGCGGACATCCACTTCGAGGGCGGCCGCTTCGAAGGCACCGTGCTGGACCCGTACCACAGCCTGTACCTGGCCGACAGCGCACTGACGGCCGTCGCGGAGAGCGTGCTGCGCTCCGTGCCCTGGACGGGCGAGAAGCGGATGATCCCCTACGCCCTGGTCCAGGGACGGGCGTTGAGCGTGCTGCGCACCACGTGCGAACTGACCGTGGTCTCCCTGGTCGGGGAGGCCGACCTCGCGGCCGTACGCCGGAACGCCGAGCTCCTGGACGACGAGAGGAGCTATGCGAAGGCGCGGCGCTGGGCGAGCGAGATCCGGGCCCAGGCGCCCGACGCCACGGGGCTCGTATGGCAGTCCCGCCGCAACCGGCCCGAGAACGCCGTGGTGCTCTTCCACGATCGCTTCGACGACCGCCACGGCCGGGCCCTGGAGGTGCTGCCGGAACGGGGTGTCGAAGACCTCGGATCCCCGGCGGGCCTCAAGGAAGTGAACCGGCTCCTCGACCCGTTGTGGGCGGAGGTGTCGGAGCCCGTGGGGTGGTGA
- a CDS encoding 4Fe-4S single cluster domain-containing protein has translation MAEVTRLSVARRLDRCTVLGPGVRAVIWVQGCPLRCRGCVAAETLPFDGGTAHTVEELTDWLCGLPDIEGVTLSGGEPFSQAAELASLLDAVRARRPELSAMAYSGFRYEALRRGGPDRQALLRRLDLLVDGPYVASRQHGLRWRGSSNQRIIALTGRYADVGTEPDHSAGVELSLEADGSLSWAGVPPTPGFREGLEERLAARGFVLRAEERRET, from the coding sequence ATGGCAGAGGTGACCAGGCTCTCGGTGGCGCGGCGGCTCGACCGCTGCACCGTCCTCGGCCCGGGGGTCAGAGCCGTGATCTGGGTGCAGGGCTGCCCGCTGCGCTGCCGGGGCTGCGTGGCCGCGGAAACGCTGCCCTTCGACGGGGGCACCGCCCACACCGTGGAGGAACTCACCGACTGGCTCTGCGGGTTGCCCGACATCGAAGGCGTCACCCTCTCCGGCGGCGAACCCTTCAGCCAGGCGGCGGAGCTGGCCTCACTGCTCGACGCCGTGCGGGCGCGGCGCCCCGAACTCAGCGCCATGGCCTACTCCGGATTCCGGTACGAGGCCCTGCGCCGGGGCGGCCCCGACCGGCAGGCACTGCTGCGCCGCCTGGACCTGCTCGTCGACGGCCCCTACGTGGCGTCCCGGCAGCACGGTCTGCGCTGGCGCGGCTCATCCAACCAGCGCATCATCGCGCTCACCGGCCGCTACGCGGACGTGGGGACCGAGCCCGACCACAGCGCGGGCGTCGAACTGTCCCTGGAAGCCGACGGATCGCTGTCCTGGGCCGGAGTGCCGCCGACTCCCGGCTTCCGTGAGGGGCTCGAGGAACGACTCGCGGCACGGGGCTTCGTCCTGCGCGCCGAGGAACGGAGGGAAACATGA
- a CDS encoding CHAT domain-containing protein, with the protein MRVSGEESGGVEGLRTWVSDAIERVKRQLPGMGGAPLSPYASRASVAELDQLARLLDHDEALRGSVNVWLAGALTLRDAAGAGSAGDRERAERLLRDARDPSAPLGAVVTREEQRWAALFLMSHVTPVQPQQGHFATAPDLSGYLDWLRQAGTAGMVAKAAELGTLMNEAAELPLSPELLGPMRQAQTLFAAPSAQGLSDLLTTMVPPGSPFADQLNQMVDGMFGAMASTGPSSAAPPGPVWERDVDPDPDPDPAPAPAPAPDPVPQQEPEPAPEPEPKRAPEPKAPDPEPRPPIDAEAFRNTVAALDAVNATSQGLDSLLGSGDPHALNELLQRLRSVQDLPMPGLESAAGALESLRALLLSISSTVGGTYQDLSAGRAHIGAVADHLQKSAGKLPPGLGDPAAFTRAMEITFRAMEARETEDVAGLRDLVGEAEALGADVAESVPLRFAVDWALGTVHASLGMLTRDKETLLKALPHIERGMARAEGSGLPFAGELSTPWAGELDLIRAALTGDRAGPVPDYVPPAPDASLEDLYTSTLSLGMRFGLDGDPAVLDTLIEELERLRAGVREGRAPRIAADALWQLAESYHLRRLRAKDEPDPEDTGVVDAAAEALTALAADVLLQSGVEHGLLAARTGASRGVRAARMAASYGRLHEAVAALELGRALVLQAASTASAVPELLEDAGRQDLAEAWRAAAGGEAPGDAGEVPGLLPSTLRREALDALGYRGEGGLLGTPTLSDLADGLADAGADALLYLVAGDTAGPGLAIVVGPELGAGAGALPELRDVEGGPLARYVEAAAARDGSPHDPSLARTWEEALEELCDWAFQALGPLLGEIEERLTAAGDGRRDELPRIVLVPCGRLGIVPWHAARLPAEAAHDRLCQTAVISYAASGGQFLRTARRAPRDPAAFPVLVADPTMSLAYADAEVTTLRDVFYPQARLCGALYDEELPAGTPDAVLGFLADGTSVLHVASHGSAGTRPTVSALDLVADDAYTPAPLTVTRLLDHGGRQEAPDGPLVVLSACQTDLSMRDHDEALTLTTAFVAAGARDVVGSRWLAQDSASALLMAVFHHHLAVDGLSPVDALRAAQLWMLDPERKNPGSLRGDLLREMEQPGLERTALWAAFIHQGHPGRSSANSAEGTA; encoded by the coding sequence ATGCGGGTGAGCGGGGAGGAGAGCGGTGGCGTCGAGGGGCTGCGCACCTGGGTGTCGGACGCCATCGAGCGGGTGAAGCGGCAGCTCCCCGGCATGGGCGGCGCTCCGCTGTCGCCGTATGCCTCCAGGGCCTCGGTCGCCGAACTCGACCAGCTCGCGCGGCTGCTGGACCACGACGAGGCCCTGCGCGGCTCGGTGAACGTGTGGCTGGCAGGTGCGCTGACCCTGCGGGACGCGGCGGGGGCCGGTTCGGCAGGGGACCGGGAGCGGGCCGAACGGCTGCTGCGGGACGCCCGGGACCCTTCGGCGCCCCTGGGGGCGGTGGTGACCCGGGAAGAGCAGCGGTGGGCGGCGCTGTTCCTCATGAGCCACGTCACTCCGGTCCAGCCGCAGCAAGGCCACTTCGCGACGGCGCCGGACCTCTCCGGCTACCTCGACTGGCTCCGGCAGGCGGGAACCGCCGGGATGGTGGCCAAGGCGGCCGAGCTGGGCACGCTGATGAACGAAGCGGCGGAGCTGCCGCTGTCGCCGGAGCTGCTCGGTCCGATGCGCCAGGCGCAGACGCTCTTCGCGGCCCCTTCCGCTCAGGGACTCTCCGATCTGCTGACGACCATGGTGCCGCCGGGTTCGCCGTTCGCGGATCAGCTGAACCAGATGGTCGACGGCATGTTCGGGGCGATGGCGTCGACGGGCCCGTCCTCCGCCGCGCCTCCCGGGCCGGTGTGGGAGCGGGATGTCGATCCGGACCCGGACCCGGACCCGGCGCCGGCACCGGCACCGGCACCGGACCCCGTGCCGCAGCAGGAGCCGGAGCCGGCTCCCGAGCCGGAGCCGAAGAGGGCTCCCGAGCCGAAGGCCCCGGATCCCGAGCCGCGGCCCCCGATCGATGCCGAAGCCTTCCGCAACACGGTCGCCGCCCTGGACGCCGTGAACGCGACCAGCCAAGGGCTCGACTCCCTCCTGGGCAGCGGTGACCCGCACGCGCTCAACGAGCTGCTCCAAAGGCTCCGTTCGGTGCAGGACCTGCCCATGCCGGGCCTGGAATCGGCGGCGGGGGCCCTGGAGAGCCTGAGGGCACTCCTGCTGAGCATCAGTTCGACCGTGGGCGGCACCTACCAGGACCTGTCGGCCGGCCGGGCCCACATCGGCGCGGTCGCCGACCACTTGCAGAAGTCGGCAGGAAAGCTGCCTCCGGGGTTGGGAGACCCTGCCGCCTTCACCCGTGCCATGGAGATCACCTTCCGGGCGATGGAAGCGAGGGAGACGGAGGACGTCGCCGGGCTCCGGGACCTCGTGGGGGAAGCCGAAGCCCTGGGGGCGGACGTCGCCGAGAGCGTCCCGCTGCGGTTCGCCGTCGACTGGGCGCTCGGTACGGTCCACGCCTCGCTCGGGATGCTGACCCGGGACAAGGAGACCCTGCTGAAGGCCCTGCCCCACATCGAGCGGGGGATGGCCCGTGCCGAGGGGAGCGGGCTGCCGTTCGCCGGCGAGCTGTCCACGCCGTGGGCGGGGGAGCTCGACCTGATCCGCGCCGCCCTCACGGGCGACCGGGCGGGCCCGGTCCCCGACTACGTTCCCCCGGCCCCGGACGCTTCGCTGGAGGACCTGTACACCTCCACGCTCTCCCTGGGCATGCGGTTCGGCCTCGACGGCGACCCGGCGGTGCTCGATACCCTGATCGAGGAACTCGAACGGCTCCGGGCCGGCGTACGGGAGGGCCGGGCGCCGCGGATCGCCGCCGACGCGCTGTGGCAGCTGGCCGAGTCGTACCACCTGCGCCGGCTCCGGGCGAAGGACGAGCCGGACCCGGAGGACACGGGCGTCGTGGACGCCGCCGCGGAGGCGCTGACGGCGCTCGCCGCCGACGTCCTCCTCCAGTCGGGCGTCGAGCACGGACTGCTGGCTGCCCGTACCGGGGCGAGCCGAGGCGTACGGGCGGCCCGCATGGCGGCCTCGTACGGCAGGCTGCACGAGGCCGTGGCGGCCCTCGAACTGGGGCGGGCCCTGGTCCTGCAGGCGGCCTCCACCGCCTCGGCCGTGCCCGAACTGCTGGAGGACGCAGGACGACAGGACCTCGCGGAGGCCTGGCGGGCGGCCGCCGGGGGCGAGGCCCCCGGCGACGCGGGAGAGGTTCCCGGACTGCTCCCGAGCACGCTGCGCCGCGAAGCCCTCGATGCCCTCGGCTACCGCGGGGAAGGGGGCCTCCTGGGCACTCCCACGCTGAGCGACCTCGCCGACGGGCTCGCCGACGCCGGTGCGGACGCGCTCCTCTACCTGGTGGCCGGAGACACCGCGGGCCCGGGCCTGGCGATCGTGGTGGGGCCGGAGCTCGGAGCCGGTGCGGGCGCACTGCCGGAACTCCGCGACGTCGAGGGCGGGCCCCTCGCACGGTACGTGGAGGCAGCGGCGGCGCGGGACGGCAGCCCGCACGACCCGTCCCTGGCCCGGACGTGGGAAGAGGCCCTGGAGGAACTGTGCGACTGGGCCTTCCAGGCGCTGGGCCCGCTCCTCGGCGAGATCGAGGAGCGCCTGACGGCAGCCGGTGACGGGCGCCGGGACGAGCTGCCGCGCATCGTCCTCGTGCCCTGCGGGCGCCTGGGCATCGTGCCGTGGCACGCGGCGAGGCTCCCGGCCGAGGCCGCCCACGACCGGCTCTGCCAGACGGCGGTCATCAGCTACGCGGCGTCCGGCGGCCAGTTCCTGCGCACCGCACGGCGCGCGCCGAGGGACCCGGCCGCCTTCCCCGTTCTGGTGGCCGACCCGACGATGAGCCTGGCGTACGCCGATGCCGAGGTCACCACCCTGCGGGACGTCTTCTATCCGCAGGCCCGGCTGTGCGGCGCGCTCTACGACGAGGAACTGCCGGCCGGTACGCCCGACGCCGTGCTGGGCTTCCTCGCCGACGGCACCTCCGTGCTGCACGTGGCCTCGCACGGATCGGCGGGCACCCGGCCCACGGTCTCGGCCCTGGACCTCGTGGCCGACGACGCGTACACCCCGGCCCCGCTGACGGTGACCCGGCTGCTCGACCACGGGGGCCGACAGGAGGCGCCCGACGGGCCGTTGGTCGTGCTGAGTGCGTGCCAGACCGATCTGAGCATGCGGGACCACGACGAGGCGCTGACCCTCACCACCGCGTTCGTCGCCGCCGGGGCCCGGGACGTCGTGGGATCGCGCTGGCTGGCCCAGGACAGTGCGTCGGCGCTGCTGATGGCGGTGTTCCACCACCATCTGGCCGTCGACGGGCTCAGCCCCGTGGACGCCCTGAGGGCCGCGCAGCTGTGGATGCTCGACCCCGAACGGAAGAACCCGGGTTCCCTCCGGGGCGACCTGCTCCGGGAGATGGAACAGCCGGGACTGGAACGGACCGCGCTCTGGGCCGCCTTCATCCATCAGGGACATCCGGGCCGGAGCTCGGCGAACTCGGCAGAAGGGACAGCATGA